A region from the Mucilaginibacter sp. CSA2-8R genome encodes:
- a CDS encoding alpha-L-fucosidase, which yields MRKSLPVFLLTGLLATSSYAQHAKKTISSQHAPLPAGAKKLPLNSVPLGDADTFNEVKLDVPVAKGPFEPTWASIEKNYPGEPQWLRDAKFGIWVHFGPQASGESGDWYARRMYVQGTKAYANHVKKYGHPSKAGYMEVLHNWKPNLLDPKKLAKIYKDAGARFLMIQGVHHDNYDMWNSKYQPWNSMNVGPKRDIIGEWAKASRAEGIRFGVTFHHEYTWWWWQTAFGSDTSGAYKGKPYDGNLTLQDGKGKWWQGLDPRLLYGVDLREYKGVESAARSAWSPPAPGIFSNHLQYAKWYATNWAMRMEDVVQHYDPDFIYTDGTVQGPFTGNGTGTGYKADAMQRVIADFYNRTLTRRGKVNTFSVVKFRDKTNGTVTTEEFGIPEKIKTDQPWIAEVPVGDWFYEPGFTYDSGMMIKYITEAIARDGNACICISLLPDGSLNSESQKMLKEVGVWMRRNGEAVYGSHAWVIPGEGEQVNGKLKMLPGGKLGKSQANFKFNEQDFRFTVGKNKSLYVLSMVVPKAGAKVTIQSLGADAKRLSQPVKSVSLLGYEGKLDWQQSGDALIVTCPASMPYATSVVFKVD from the coding sequence ATGAGAAAATCGCTTCCGGTTTTTCTATTAACGGGGTTGTTGGCTACAAGCAGTTATGCCCAGCATGCAAAAAAAACTATTAGTTCGCAGCATGCACCCTTGCCGGCCGGCGCTAAAAAGTTACCGTTAAATAGTGTGCCCTTGGGCGATGCCGACACTTTTAATGAGGTTAAGCTGGATGTTCCGGTGGCTAAGGGGCCTTTTGAACCCACCTGGGCATCTATCGAAAAGAATTACCCTGGTGAACCACAATGGCTGCGCGATGCCAAGTTTGGTATCTGGGTGCATTTTGGTCCGCAGGCTTCGGGCGAGAGCGGCGACTGGTACGCACGGCGCATGTATGTTCAAGGCACTAAGGCATATGCCAATCACGTCAAAAAATACGGACATCCCTCCAAAGCCGGTTACATGGAGGTACTGCATAATTGGAAACCAAACTTGCTTGACCCTAAAAAACTGGCAAAAATCTATAAAGATGCAGGTGCCCGTTTCTTGATGATACAAGGTGTTCATCATGATAATTATGATATGTGGAACTCCAAATACCAGCCATGGAACTCCATGAACGTAGGGCCTAAACGTGATATTATTGGTGAATGGGCAAAGGCCTCACGTGCTGAGGGTATTAGGTTTGGAGTTACATTTCACCACGAGTATACCTGGTGGTGGTGGCAAACCGCTTTCGGCAGCGACACATCCGGTGCATACAAGGGCAAACCTTATGATGGTAATCTGACCCTGCAAGACGGCAAAGGCAAATGGTGGCAGGGGCTGGATCCAAGATTATTATATGGCGTCGATTTGCGCGAATATAAAGGCGTTGAGTCTGCCGCCCGGTCGGCGTGGTCGCCTCCGGCACCTGGCATTTTCTCTAACCACCTGCAATATGCCAAGTGGTACGCCACCAACTGGGCCATGCGTATGGAAGACGTGGTGCAGCATTACGACCCCGATTTTATTTATACCGATGGTACAGTGCAAGGGCCATTTACAGGTAATGGTACCGGTACGGGCTACAAGGCTGATGCGATGCAGCGGGTTATTGCCGACTTTTACAATCGTACCCTAACGCGCCGGGGTAAGGTAAATACCTTTAGCGTAGTAAAATTCAGGGATAAAACTAATGGCACGGTAACTACCGAGGAGTTTGGCATCCCCGAAAAAATAAAAACCGATCAGCCCTGGATTGCCGAGGTACCGGTGGGCGATTGGTTTTACGAGCCGGGCTTTACCTACGACTCGGGCATGATGATTAAATACATTACCGAAGCCATTGCCCGCGACGGCAATGCCTGTATATGCATATCGTTACTGCCGGATGGTTCGCTAAACTCCGAAAGCCAGAAAATGCTGAAAGAAGTTGGCGTCTGGATGCGCCGCAACGGCGAGGCGGTGTACGGCAGCCACGCCTGGGTAATACCCGGCGAGGGCGAGCAGGTAAACGGTAAGCTAAAAATGTTACCGGGCGGTAAACTGGGTAAAAGCCAGGCAAACTTTAAATTTAACGAGCAGGATTTTAGGTTTACGGTTGGCAAAAATAAATCGCTTTACGTGTTAAGTATGGTAGTACCCAAAGCCGGAGCTAAAGTTACCATCCAATCGTTAGGTGCTGATGCAAAGCGCTTAAGCCAGCCGGTTAAAAGTGTTAGCCTGCTTGGTTACGAGGGTAAACTTGATTGGCAGCAATCGGGCGATGCATTGATTGTTACCTGCCCTGCATCAATGCCGTATGCAACATCGGTTGTTTTTAAAGTAGATTAA